Below is a genomic region from Halobacterium sp. CBA1132.
GTCCTCGAACTCGACCCCGAGGAGTACTGACATGCAAGTCGACTTCAGTCCGGTACTAGACCCCGACTTCCGGTACGTGCTCGCCGTCGCGGTGCTGTTCGCGGGGCTGGCGCTCGGCTACCTCGTCGGCCGCGTGAACGAGCGCCTGCTGTTGGCGCTCGGGGTCGACGACGCCGTCGAGGGCACGAGCATCGAGCGGATGGCTCACGACGTCGGGTCGTCGACGGTGTCGATGGTCGCGCGGCTGACGTCGTGGATAATCTACGCGTTCGCGGTGCTGGTGTCGCTGGAGGTCGCGCGGCTCACGGTCCAAGACGCCGTCTGGTATCCCGTCGTCGGCTTTCTCCCGTCGTTCGTCATCGCGGTCGTCGTGTTGTTCCTCGGCGTAATCGCCGGCGACAAGGCCGAACTGTTCGTCAGCGAGCGACTGCGGAGCGTGAAGGTGCCGGAGATGTCGGTGCTGCCGAAGGCCGTGAAGTACAGCGTGTTGTTCGTCGCGGCGCTGGTCGCGCTCTCGCAGGTCGGCGTCGCTATCGACGCGCTGCTCGTGTTGTTGTTGGCGTACGTCGCGGCGCTCATCCTGTTCACCGCCGTCGCCACGCACAAACTGCTGACGGCCGCGGCGTCCGGCATCTACCTTCTGTTGCGGCAGCCGTACGGCATCGGTGACCGCGTCGCCATCGGCGAGCACGAGGGCATCGTGCAGGAAGTGAACGTGTTCGTGACGCGCGTCGAGAACGACGGCCGGGAGTACGTGCTCCCGAACCACCTCGTGTTCGACCGCGGCGTCGTCGTGGTCCGCGAATGACCCCCGTCGCGTCAGTGTCGGCGGTCGTGGCGTGGGCGGTGTTGACGGCCGGTGGGTACGCTGTGGCCGCCGGCGACGGCCGGCAGGCGTGGGCGCGCGACCACGGTTCGCGGCTGGCGCTGTGGCTTGGCGCGCTCTCGGGCGTGCTGATAGCCGTCGCCGCGGGCTTGTTCTCGGTGTGGGAGCAGGCGGGCGTCTACGTGCTCGCGGCGGCGGGCGTCCTCGGATACGGCGCGGGCGTCACGGCGGCGGCGGGCGCGGCCGGACTAGCGGACGCGGCGACCGGTGAGCGCGCGCCGTTCGCGCGCCGCGTTCGAGCGTTCTGGTACGCGGCGGGGAGGTACTTCCGGGAGACGCGGGCGGCGTTCGTGCTCGCGTTCGTGGCGTTCGCGCTGGCGGCTATCGTCGCCGGCGTCGCCGTCGACCCCGTGTTGCGGGCCGTCGGGTCGTTCTCGGTCGGCGCGGCGTTCGCAAGTCTCACTGCGCTGGCTGCGACGGGCACGTTCGTCCCCGGCAGCTACGACGAGGACGCCGCCGAGCGCGTCCGCGCGGTACACTAGTCGCGGTCGAGCGGTTCGGCGGGGACGCCGGCGACGGTTTCGCCGGGCGGCACGTCGTCGGCGACCAGCGAGTTCGCGGCGACCTGCGCGCCCTCGCCGATGCGGACGCCGGGGAGGACGACTGCGCCCGCGCCAATCATCGCGCGGTCGCCGACGACGACTTCGCCGGTGCGGTACTCGTCTTGGAGGAACTCGTGGCACAGCAGCGTGGCGTCGTAGCCGACGACGGCGTCCTCGCCGACCGTGACGAGTTCGGGCCAGAAGACGTCGGGCGTGGACTCTAACCCCCACGCGGCGCCGGCGCCGACGGTGACCCCGAGTCGCCGCAGCAGCCAGTTCTTCGCGCGGAGGCTCGGGCAGATGCGCGCGAGCACGACGACGACGTAGTTGAGCGCGACCCGCAGCGGGTGTTTGGCGTCCGGCCAGTGCCACAGGGAGTTGCGTCGGCCGGGCGTCGGCGTTCGGTCGAGGCGGTCGTGGCGCGACACGCTCGCGGGTTCGCGGGCGGTCGCCATGAACCTACGTGTCCCGGCGGTTCCGAAAGTACGACTACTGTCGAAGGTAGGATTTATTATCGTCGAACTACAGTCGGCAAACGACGAATGTCTACTCGACAGCTGCCGACTGGCGTGGAGTCGCCGCGCGGGAAGCTCGTCTACCTCTACCTCTCCACGAACGAGAGCGCGACACTGGACGACCTCCACGGCGAACTCGACGTCCCACGAATCACGCTGTACAGCGTGTTGAAAACGCTACGCACCCGCGGGCTCGTCGAACAACAGGGCGACGACTACGTCGCCGCGCGCCCGCTCTAAGGCTCCTCGACGGGAGTGAACGACCCCGTGACGTCCCACGAGTGGACACAGTAGACGTCACCGACCTCGCCGTCGACCCGCCAGTTGCTCGTTTCCTCGTCCCAGCGCTCGGAGCGCCCACACTGCGTACATGTGCGCTCTTTCGGGGCTCGAATTTCGGTCATCGGGCGTACGCAGTCGGCCCGCCGGCTTGAGTGTTCTGCCCACGCGGTTTCGACGGACGTCGGTCCAAACAGTTACGGCGTCGGCGCGTCCGGGTTCCGGCATGCGCTTTGGCATTCTCTCCACGGCGAACATCGGTGACGAAGCGGTCGTCCCCGCAATTCGGTCGACCAACCACGACGTTCAGGCAGTCGCGTCCCGGAGCGCGGACGCCGCGGCCGCGTACGCCGACCGCCACGGCATCCCCGAGACGTACGACAGCTACGACGCCCTGCTTGGCGCGGACATCGACGCCGTCTACATTCCGCTCCCGAACGGCCTCCACGCCGAGTGGACGAAGCGCGCCGCCGACGCCGGCCTCGACGTGCTCTGCGAAAAACCGCTGGCGTCGGACACCGCGGAAGCCGTCGACGTTGTCGAACACTGCGAGGACGCCGGCGTCACGCTCATGGAGGCGTTCATGTACCGCTACCACCCGCGGACGGTGCGCGCCGTCGACGTCGCGCGCGAACACCTCGGTGACCTCCGGCACGTCCACGCCGAGTTCAGTTTCCAACTCGGGGACGGCCCGGACGTTCGCCTCGACCCCGACCTCGCCGGCGGCGCGCTCATGGACGTCGGCTGCTATCCCGTCAGCGCCGCGCGCACGTTCCTCGGGGAACCCGCGCTCGTCTCCGGGCACACCCACGACCGTCGCGGCGCGGGCGTGGACACCGAGGTCGCGGCGACCTTCGAGTTCGACGACGGCGCGACCGCCACCATCGAAGCGAGCTTCGAGACGCCGTTCCACCAGACCTACCGCGTCGAGGGCACCGACGGTTGGCTGGAAGCCGACGCGGCGTTCAACCCCGGCGGCTCGGAGACCTCGCTTCGCTGGGGGACCGACGAGAAGACCGTCGAGGAGACGTTCGACCCAGTGGACTCCTATCGCCTCGAAATCGAGCACTTCGCGGCGAGCGTCGACGGCGGCCGCGACCCCCTGACGGACGGCAACGAAGCCATCGCGAACATGCGCGCCATCGACGCCATCTACGAATCGTCGGCGACCGGCGACACGATTCCGCTCTAGGCGTGCTCGCTCCAGAACAGGTCTAGCTGGTCGCCGAGGAACTCCGGCGTCATCCGCGTGAACTCCTCGCGCTCGCCGGGGCCGAGGTACTCGAAGACGGAGTGGCGCGCACCCTCGACGTAGCGTTGGCCGACGAACGCCCGCACGCCGACCTCCTCGGGACCGCGAATCACGCGCCCGATGGCCTGTCGCGCGCGGCGGACAGCGGGCACCGTCAGCGCGTACTCGAAGGCGTGGTCCTCGCCGAACGCGTCCGCGTACGCCCGGCGGACGGCCCGAACTCTTGGCGACCCGACGTTCACGAGCGGGACGCCGACGACGGCGCACGCCGCGAGTTTGTCGCCGTCGTAGTCGACTCCCTCCGTGAGCGTGCCCCGCGTACTCGTCACCATCACTTTGCCGTCGCCGCGGAAGAACTGGCGCTTGAGCGCGTCCGTGTCCTCGTTGCTGGAGGACTCGTCGACGAGCACGGGCTTCTCGACCGCGTCTTCGAGGTAGTCGCCCGCCCACGCGGCCTCCCGGTAGTTCGGCATGCAGACGAGGACGTTCCCCGGCGTCCGCGCGATTGTGCGGAGGACGTAGCGGTACTGCTCGCGGGTCTGGTTGGCGTTCTCGCTGGTCGGGTCGCCGCGGTTGCGCGCCGTGAACGGCGTCGCGTCCACGATGAAGCTCGCGCGATTCTCCTCGGGGAACCGCAGGTCGTAGCGGCGTTCCACGACTGGCCGCGCCTCGGCGTCACCCGCGCCCGCTTCGAGCCTGTCGAGGCCGGTGACCTCCCGGAACACGTCCAGCGGCTCCAGCGTCGCGCTCATCAGCACGCCGCCGCCCAGCCCCGCGAACGTCTCGCGGAGCGCGC
It encodes:
- a CDS encoding mechanosensitive ion channel domain-containing protein, which gives rise to MQVDFSPVLDPDFRYVLAVAVLFAGLALGYLVGRVNERLLLALGVDDAVEGTSIERMAHDVGSSTVSMVARLTSWIIYAFAVLVSLEVARLTVQDAVWYPVVGFLPSFVIAVVVLFLGVIAGDKAELFVSERLRSVKVPEMSVLPKAVKYSVLFVAALVALSQVGVAIDALLVLLLAYVAALILFTAVATHKLLTAAASGIYLLLRQPYGIGDRVAIGEHEGIVQEVNVFVTRVENDGREYVLPNHLVFDRGVVVVRE
- a CDS encoding HEWD family protein; translation: MTEIRAPKERTCTQCGRSERWDEETSNWRVDGEVGDVYCVHSWDVTGSFTPVEEP
- a CDS encoding helix-turn-helix domain-containing protein — protein: MSTRQLPTGVESPRGKLVYLYLSTNESATLDDLHGELDVPRITLYSVLKTLRTRGLVEQQGDDYVAARPL
- a CDS encoding DapH/DapD/GlmU-related protein; the encoded protein is MATAREPASVSRHDRLDRTPTPGRRNSLWHWPDAKHPLRVALNYVVVVLARICPSLRAKNWLLRRLGVTVGAGAAWGLESTPDVFWPELVTVGEDAVVGYDATLLCHEFLQDEYRTGEVVVGDRAMIGAGAVVLPGVRIGEGAQVAANSLVADDVPPGETVAGVPAEPLDRD
- a CDS encoding Gfo/Idh/MocA family protein, whose product is MRFGILSTANIGDEAVVPAIRSTNHDVQAVASRSADAAAAYADRHGIPETYDSYDALLGADIDAVYIPLPNGLHAEWTKRAADAGLDVLCEKPLASDTAEAVDVVEHCEDAGVTLMEAFMYRYHPRTVRAVDVAREHLGDLRHVHAEFSFQLGDGPDVRLDPDLAGGALMDVGCYPVSAARTFLGEPALVSGHTHDRRGAGVDTEVAATFEFDDGATATIEASFETPFHQTYRVEGTDGWLEADAAFNPGGSETSLRWGTDEKTVEETFDPVDSYRLEIEHFAASVDGGRDPLTDGNEAIANMRAIDAIYESSATGDTIPL